In the genome of Planctomyces sp. SH-PL62, the window CGGAGCAGGTGCTCTGTCGGCCCTGGCTCGACGGCGTCGTCGAAGCCGTCCGACCCCGCGTCGTCCTGCTCGTCGGCCTGCTCGCCGTGCGGACGTTCCTCGGTCCCGTCAAGTCCCTGTCCGCCGTCGTCGGCACGTCCACTCTCCGCGACGGGGTGCTCTACATCCCGCTCCCCCACCCCTCCGGCGTCAGCCGATGGCTCAACGAGCCCGCGAACGTCCAGGCCGTCGCCCGCGCAATGAGCCTCCTCCGCGAGGTCGTCGACGTCCACCAACTCTGAACCGTCGACCGCGGCGAAAATTCCAGTCCGCGCCATTGACAGTTGTAAGAGGCTCGTCGACACTGAATCCGACGGTGTCGAATCCGTCGACGGCCACCAACGCTGAACCGCCGACCGGCGGAATCGGGATTTCGGCGCTCGCTCATTGACATCTGTCTGAACCAGGCCAACACTGTACTAGTTAGCTACTACACAGGGGAGGCCCGGACTATGCTGATCGATCTGAGCGAGTCGGACGGCCGGCCGATCTATGGGCGGATCGCCGACGGGATCAAGTTCGCGATCGCGGGGGAGGTCTTGCGGCCGGGGGAGCTGGCTCCGTCGGTGCGCGAGCTGTCGAAGCAGTTGGTGGTGAATCCGAACACGGTCGCGCGGGCGTATCGAGACCTTCAGGCGGAAGGTTTGCTGGAGTCGGTGCGGGGGACGGGTTTGCAGGTCGCCCTGGGGGCCACCGACCGCTGTCGCCTGGCGAGGGTGGAGCACGTTCGCGGGAGGCTCCGCGCGGCGATCGAGGAGGCCCGTGAGACGGGGCTGGCGGCGGGGGAGATCGAGGCGATCCTCCGCGAGGAGTGGGAGCGGGGCCAGGGGACAGGGGATCACGCGAACGGGAAGGGGGCTTGAGCCATGGCCGATGTAGCGAACGTCGCGATTGCGACCGAGGGCGTGAGCAAGTTCTATCGCGATCAGGTCGCGCTCGACGGGCTCGACCTGCGGGTCCCCGAGGGCTCGGTCTTCGGCCTGCTCGGCGAGAACGGGGCGGGGAAGACGACGACGATCCAGATCCTCCTCGGGATGATCCAGCCCGACGTCGGCCGGGCGCGGGTGCTCGGGCTCGACCCGGTGCGAGACGGCCTGGAGGTGCGCCGTCGCGTGGGGTACGTCCCGGAGGTCCCGG includes:
- a CDS encoding GntR family transcriptional regulator, whose protein sequence is MLIDLSESDGRPIYGRIADGIKFAIAGEVLRPGELAPSVRELSKQLVVNPNTVARAYRDLQAEGLLESVRGTGLQVALGATDRCRLARVEHVRGRLRAAIEEARETGLAAGEIEAILREEWERGQGTGDHANGKGA